The sequence AGCCTCTTTTTTGTACCGATAATCCCCCAGCATATCGCTACCGCTTGGAGCTTAGGACTTGTGGTAAATAACAATATTATCTTTCGTAATTTACAAATAACTTTAATGATAACGGTGGTTGTCGCCGTTACGGTGGCCGTTGTTTTACTTTTAACTATATTTTTAGCGCTTACAACTATGGTCAAAATAATTATTGCCAACAAAGGTTACCTCGAGCGTATCGCCAACGGCGAACTTAACTTTAAAATAGACAGCCATTATTTAAAACGCGGTGATGAACTTGGCGCTGAGGTACGCTCTTTAGCTGCCCTTGAACAACGTTTAAACGAAGTACTAGGCAGTGTTCCTGCTAACGTAAAGCAATAAAGATTAAAGCTAATTGAATAAAACCAACAAACATTCTATCTAGCTTATCATAACGAGTGAAAATTCGTCTAAAATCTTTAAGTTTACGAAA comes from Spirochaetaceae bacterium and encodes:
- a CDS encoding IS5/IS1182 family transposase yields the protein FRKLKDFRRIFTRYDKLDRMFVGFIQLALIFIALR